The genomic region GTAGCGTACAGTCCTGTCGGAGGAAGTATTTCTTTTCCTGAAGTTTTTCCAGTTTTTCCAATATATCATTTACCCGCTCATCTTTAATGATAAAGGTTGCATCGGTAGGCACAACATCCTGATGCGCAATCGTTTCGCTTTCTACATCAAAGGTTTCTTGCGATTCCAGAGGTTCTTCCAGTGGAACTTCTCTTGCTCCGGATTCCGCTGTCTCAATAATGTCTTCTTCCTTGCTAATGGTTATGTTTGGAATAAGCTGACTTTCGAGGATGTCTTCTTTTGTCTTACTTTTTGTTGTTTTTTCCTGTTCTTCTAATAGCTTTTTAGCCTCGAAATCGTTGATCTTCCCAATCAAAATATCAAATTTCTCCTGGTTGACTCTTGCGTTTCTCTTATTTCGGAAATAGAAAAAGCCTAAAAATCCGATTAACAATAAAACCGCAACAATCAGAATGTTTTTTTGTTTTACCTCATCAGTCTTTTCCTTATCAATCTTTTCAATGTCGATTTTATGTAAATCTTCCAGTGTTCCGATTTTTTTTGCCGATTTTTTGGAGTTTTCATCAATAAACTTCTGATAATAAAAGTTCGATTGTCCAATACTATCTATCGCTTTATAGTTTTCGGCCAGCAATTTGTAATAATCCGTTAGCTCTTCCGGTGCAAAGTCCGATTTATTCTGTTTGGATAAACCAGCCTTTAGTACTCGGTTCGATTCATTATACTGCTTCTGTTCGCTCCTTAAACCGGCCAAGCTTAGCATTACTGTGGCTTCGATCCGTTTGTTTTTGATTTTAATCGCTTTTTGCAAGGCTTCATTCAAAACCGCTTCGGTGTCTTTGTAGTCTTTTTTCTTTAAAAAGCTCAATCCTTTTACGTTTAGGAAATAGACTTCCAGTTCTTTATCGTTTGCCGCTTTGCAATAGTCCAACCCCTTATTGATATAAATCATCGACGAATCCGGCTGGTTCATTTTCAGATAGGTCTTCGCGATTTTGAGTTCCAGCGAGGCCCGTTCTGATTTGGAAATATCGTCGTTGTTCAAATATCGTTTAAAAACTGCCAGTGCTTCACTGTGTTTCCCGATTTCGTATTTGATATTCGCAATACTAATACTGATGCTCCGAACGCTATAGGAATCTTTTAATTTATTAGCCAGTTGAAGTGCTTCGTTGTACAATAATAAGGCCTGTTCAAAATTGTAGGTCTGGTAGAGTAAACTCGCTTTGTTGATCTTGGCTCGCAAAACCAGATTCTGGTTATTGGCTCCGTAGGCCTTGATAATCGCTTTGTCACAAAAATAAAAAGCGCTATCGGTTTCCGATAACGTCATACATACATACCCCAAATAATTATACGCAATGATTACATCGTTGTCTTCTTTTTGCTTTTCACTAATCGACAAATACCGATGAATGTATTTTTTGGCCAGCGCCGGATTGCTGTAAATATATTTCTGAATAGAATCTTTTAACTGATTCTTTGTATCTGTTGCTAAAATCGATTGAAAACTCAATAGAAATGCACAAAGAAAAACTCTTTTTAGTAGGGAAAGCAACATATTTTAACAGGTTTTTGTATAACAAAAATAACATTTTTTTATTAAGAAAAATTTATTTATAACAAACTGATTCACAAATGTTTACAAATTCAAAAAACAGTATTTTTTTTATAAATTTAGGCATACTTGACTTTGATTATCAGGCTTTTAGGTCTAGTTTTGAATCAACAAATAAAAACCCACACACCATGAAAACTACAAAAAACAATTTACTTGCGTTCAAAAAAACATCAATTGTTGAACTATCAAAAAGCGACTGTTCTA from Flavobacterium sp. WV_118_3 harbors:
- a CDS encoding helix-turn-helix domain-containing protein is translated as MLLSLLKRVFLCAFLLSFQSILATDTKNQLKDSIQKYIYSNPALAKKYIHRYLSISEKQKEDNDVIIAYNYLGYVCMTLSETDSAFYFCDKAIIKAYGANNQNLVLRAKINKASLLYQTYNFEQALLLYNEALQLANKLKDSYSVRSISISIANIKYEIGKHSEALAVFKRYLNNDDISKSERASLELKIAKTYLKMNQPDSSMIYINKGLDYCKAANDKELEVYFLNVKGLSFLKKKDYKDTEAVLNEALQKAIKIKNKRIEATVMLSLAGLRSEQKQYNESNRVLKAGLSKQNKSDFAPEELTDYYKLLAENYKAIDSIGQSNFYYQKFIDENSKKSAKKIGTLEDLHKIDIEKIDKEKTDEVKQKNILIVAVLLLIGFLGFFYFRNKRNARVNQEKFDILIGKINDFEAKKLLEEQEKTTKSKTKEDILESQLIPNITISKEEDIIETAESGAREVPLEEPLESQETFDVESETIAHQDVVPTDATFIIKDERVNDILEKLEKLQEKKYFLRQDCTLHNVAKKLKTNTAYLSKIVNNELGKSFSTYINELRINYVILELKNNSKLRAYSVSSIADEIGYKSSDSFTKYFKAATGITPSIYIKKIEEMKHKEESTL